One Oncorhynchus kisutch isolate 150728-3 linkage group LG13, Okis_V2, whole genome shotgun sequence DNA window includes the following coding sequences:
- the LOC109903002 gene encoding sodium-dependent phosphate transport protein 2B: protein MPLHPEFRDTPSPTLDDACKAPKDSVVLSAYSTMDLVDKDPDEDDPWNLPELQDTGLKWSELDAKGKVMRVLTSIVKFILLVGFLYMFVCSLDVLSSAFQLVGGKAAGDIFQDNAVLSNPVAGLVIGVLVTVLVQSSSTSSSIVVSMVSSGLLEVQSAVPVIMGANIGTSVTNTIVAMMQAGDRNEFRRAFAGATVHDFFNWLSVLILLPLEAATGVLYKLTKIVIDSFNIQGGDNAPDLLNVITDPLTSAIIELDKTVISDIATGDPAARNKSLIKIWCKTEKITTLLNITVPSAANCTTGVPCWEEGNKTWTQINATETINLERCNHIFAYANLPDLAVGLILLALSLLILCTCLILIVKLLNSMLKGQVAVVIKKVLNTDFPFPFGWVTGYIAILVGAGMTFIVQSSSVFTSAITPLVGIGVISLERAYPLTLGSNIGTTTTAILAAMAAPGETLANSLQIALCHFFFNIAGILLWYPIPFTRIPIRLARALGNRTANYRWFAAIYLLLCFFLMPLTILGLSLAGWQALVGVAVPIVVLAIFIIIVNLMQTRCPRYLPSRLRNWDFLPRPLHSMAPWDGVVMSGMAFCGTRCCCCCKCCQKTEDEEKGGKERKKSQEMYDNPALTRDDEPLEAPKETVKATQL, encoded by the exons ATGCCTCTTCATCCAGAATTTAGAGATACTCCGTCTCCCACTCTTg ATGATGCTTgtaaggcacctaaagactcagtcGTCCTGTCGGCATATTCTACCATGGACCTGGTGGACAAGGACCCGGATGAGGATGACCCCTGGAACCTCCCTGAACTGCAGGACACTGGACTCAAGTGGTCAG AGTTGGATGCCAAAGGGAAGGTTATGCGGGTTCTGACTTCCATCGTCAAGTTTATTCTGCTGGTTGGATTTCTCTACATGTTCGTCTGCTCTCTGGACGTCCTGAGCTCTGCTTTCCAGCTAGTTGGAG GTAAGGCAGCCGGGGACATCTTCCAAGATAATGCGGTGCTGTCCAACCCTGTGGCTGGCCTGGTGATTGGAGTGCTGGTCACAGTGTTAGTCCAGAGTTCTAGCACGTCCTCCTCTATTGTGGTCAGCATGGTGTCTTCTGGAT TGCTGGAGGTCCAGTCTGCCGTGCCTGTCATTATGGGAGCCAACATTGGAACCTCAGTCACCAACACTATCGTGGCAATGATGCAGGCAGGAGACAGAAATGAGTTCCGCAG GGCGTTTGCTGGTGCCACGGTGCATGACTTCTTTAACTGGCTGTCTGTGCTGATCCTGCTGCCGCTGGAGGCAGCAACTGGTGTCCTGTATAAACTCACCAAGATTGTCATCGACTCCTTTAACATCCAGGGGGGTGACAATGCCCCTGACCTGCTAAACGTCATCACTGACCCCCTCACCAGTGCCATCATAGAG CTGGATAAAACGGTCATCAGTGACATTGCCACGGGTGACCCAGCGGCCAGAAACAAGAGTCTGATCAAAATCTGGTGCAAAACAGAGAAAATCACG acTCTTTTAAATATAACAGTTCCCTCAGCTGCCAACTGCACGACCGGCGTCCCCTGTTGGGAGGAAGGCAACAAGACATGGACGCAGATAAATGCTACTGAGACGATCAATCTAGAGAGAT GTAACCATATCTTTGCCTATGCTAACCTGCCTGACCTGGCTGTGGGCCTCATCCTGCTGGCCCTGTCCCTGCTCATCCTCTGTACCTGCCTCATCCTCATCGTCAAGCTGCTCAACTCCATGCTCAAGGGACAGGTGGCCGTGGTCATCAAAAAGGTGCTCAACACAG ACTTCCCCTTCCCCTTCGGCTGGGTCACTGGTTACATTGCCATCCTGGTCGGAGCAGGAATGACCTTCATCGTTCAGAGCAGCTCTGTCTTCACCTCTGCAATCACGCCCCTTGTTG GTATTGGTGTTATTAGCCTTGAGAGAGCCTATCCCCTGACATTGGGCTCTAATATCGGCACAACTACCACTGCTATTCTTGCTGCTATGGCTGCTCCCGGGGAAACCCTGGCCAACTCACTGCAG ATTGCACTATGCCATTTCTTCTTCAACATAGCGGGGATCCTGCTGTGGTATCCTATCCCCTTCACTCGGATCCCCATCCGCTTGGCCAGAGCCCTGGGGAACCGCACAGCCAACTACCGCTGGTTCGCAGCGATCTACCTCCTGCTCTGCTTCTTCCTCATGCCCCTAACCATCCTGGGGCTCTCCCTGGCCGGCTGGCAGGCCCTGGTGGGGGTGGCCGTGCCCATCGTTGTCCTggccatcttcatcatcatcgtcaACCTGATGCAGACGCGTTGTCCTCGGTACCTGCCCAGCAGGCTCCGGAACTGGGACTTCTTGCCCCGCCCACTGCACTCCATGGCCCCCTGGGATGGAGTGGTTATGTCTGGCATGGCCTTCTGCGGCacccgctgctgctgctgctgtaagtGCTGCCAGAAGACTGAGGATGAAGAGAAGGGTGgtaaggagaggaagaagagtcaAGAGATGTATGATAACCCAGCCCTAACCAGAGACGATGAGCCACTAGAAGCTCCCAAGGAAACTGTGAAAGctacacagctctga